Proteins from one uncultured Anaeromusa sp. genomic window:
- the pfkA gene encoding 6-phosphofructokinase, whose translation MLKKIAVMTSGGDSPGMNAAIRSVVRVALHEGAEVWGIYNGYAGMLAGEMELLTSRSVGDIIQRGGTFLGTARCEEFHTEAGQRKAIENVRQKGIEGLVVIGGNGSLTGAMKLAEMGLPVVGLPGSIDNDIWGTDYSIGFDTAINTVVDAINKLRDTASAHRRVIVVEVMGRKSGWIAMTTGLAGGAEHILIPEMEYDLQDICKQLVASRDCGKKYSIIVVAEGAGSAIEIGKVIAEETNFETRVSILGHIQRGGSPTAMDRLLASALAEKAVLALLQGLSNIMFGYRTGTICSVSLKDAVTCQKTIEPSLFRLSTVLS comes from the coding sequence ATGCTCAAAAAGATTGCAGTAATGACTAGCGGTGGCGATTCGCCGGGAATGAACGCAGCCATTCGCTCTGTGGTGCGTGTAGCGCTTCATGAAGGAGCGGAAGTCTGGGGGATTTATAATGGCTATGCTGGGATGCTGGCGGGCGAAATGGAACTGCTGACCTCCCGTTCTGTAGGGGATATTATTCAGAGAGGCGGTACGTTTTTGGGTACGGCTCGCTGTGAGGAGTTTCATACTGAAGCAGGGCAGCGGAAAGCGATAGAAAATGTACGTCAAAAAGGGATTGAAGGCTTGGTGGTTATCGGCGGCAACGGCTCTTTGACTGGCGCGATGAAGTTGGCGGAAATGGGGCTGCCTGTAGTTGGCCTTCCCGGCAGTATTGATAACGATATTTGGGGTACTGATTATTCTATAGGCTTTGATACCGCTATTAATACGGTGGTGGATGCGATTAACAAACTGCGAGATACGGCTTCGGCGCATCGCCGCGTCATTGTTGTGGAGGTAATGGGGCGTAAATCCGGTTGGATTGCGATGACTACCGGTTTGGCCGGCGGGGCGGAACATATCTTAATTCCAGAAATGGAGTATGATCTCCAGGACATATGCAAGCAGCTTGTCGCCTCGCGGGATTGCGGCAAAAAGTACAGCATTATCGTTGTTGCAGAAGGCGCTGGGAGCGCTATAGAAATCGGCAAGGTCATTGCCGAGGAGACAAATTTTGAGACCAGGGTGTCCATTTTGGGACATATTCAGCGCGGCGGTTCGCCTACGGCCATGGATCGGCTGTTGGCTAGCGCTTTGGCGGAAAAGGCTGTGTTGGCGCTTTTACAGGGACTGTCTAATATTATGTTTGGCTATCGTACGGGAACGATTTGTTCCGTATCGCTGAAAGATGCGGTAACGTGCCAAAAAACAATTGAACCTTCGTTGTTTCGTCTTTCAACCGTGCTTTCTTAA
- the nagA gene encoding N-acetylglucosamine-6-phosphate deacetylase, whose translation MQAIVNGRLVTTDSILSQWALIFHHSRIVALLPQQNLPSDMPFIDAAGLYVSSGWIDAHLHGCGGCDVMDALPKSVDTISLLLASQGVTSFLPTTMTMDWQRIEAALQNLSQASWPGACSLGCHLEGPFLSAMRQGAQAPQHLRSFDFSLLKPYLRQLRLLTIAPEEPGGLDFISRCCDAGLIVSIGHSNATYEEACQAFAAGASHLTHTFNALPPLHHRQPGVIGAALDLEHVYCEIIADNLHVHPAMQRLLLRQKGVDRLLLVSDSMRAALLGEGRYDLGGQTVNVSDGAARLENGALAGSITSLPQELRNFQVTTALSLPELLRTVTSTAAQSVGAFATKGSLTPGKDADFVLFHDDFTVEATYVAGRSVFHRNADCCASQHPLNYT comes from the coding sequence ATGCAAGCCATCGTTAATGGCCGCCTGGTCACCACCGATTCCATACTCTCTCAATGGGCCCTAATATTCCATCATTCCCGCATTGTAGCTCTCCTGCCGCAGCAGAACCTGCCCTCCGATATGCCTTTCATTGATGCTGCCGGACTTTATGTTTCCTCCGGCTGGATTGATGCTCATCTTCATGGCTGCGGCGGTTGCGATGTTATGGATGCTCTGCCGAAGTCCGTAGATACGATCAGCCTTCTGCTGGCTTCTCAGGGAGTTACTTCCTTTTTACCTACAACCATGACCATGGACTGGCAGCGAATTGAAGCCGCCTTGCAAAATTTGAGTCAAGCTTCCTGGCCAGGGGCCTGCTCGTTAGGCTGCCACCTGGAAGGGCCGTTTCTCAGTGCTATGCGGCAAGGTGCACAAGCGCCGCAACATCTGCGTTCTTTTGATTTTTCCCTTCTCAAGCCTTATCTAAGACAGCTGCGTTTGCTTACGATAGCCCCTGAAGAGCCCGGCGGTTTGGATTTCATTTCCCGCTGCTGCGACGCCGGCCTCATTGTCTCTATCGGCCATAGTAACGCAACCTACGAAGAAGCCTGCCAAGCCTTTGCTGCCGGCGCCTCCCATCTCACTCATACTTTCAATGCTTTGCCGCCCCTGCATCATCGTCAGCCAGGCGTCATAGGAGCTGCGTTAGATCTTGAGCATGTATATTGCGAAATCATAGCTGATAATCTCCATGTTCATCCAGCTATGCAACGTCTTCTCCTGCGCCAAAAAGGCGTAGACCGCCTGCTGCTTGTAAGCGACTCCATGCGAGCCGCCTTGCTTGGCGAAGGTCGCTATGATTTGGGCGGACAAACAGTCAACGTAAGCGACGGCGCCGCTCGTTTAGAAAATGGCGCTCTTGCTGGCAGCATTACTTCTTTGCCCCAAGAACTGCGAAATTTCCAAGTGACAACCGCCCTCTCTTTGCCAGAGTTACTGCGCACCGTAACAAGCACCGCCGCCCAAAGCGTCGGCGCATTCGCAACAAAAGGCAGCTTAACCCCTGGCAAAGATGCCGATTTTGTTCTTTTCCATGATGATTTTACGGTTGAAGCAACTTATGTAGCCGGCCGCAGCGTATTCCACCGAAACGCTGACTGTTGCGCATCTCAGCATCCACTAAACTATACATAA
- a CDS encoding helix-turn-helix domain-containing protein — protein MGAKPAARTNVQSSTSTDSPVLFTTTHAHKPLDITDSLSAGERITKLRDFRGWSKATLSARANLSIPIIKDCECGRILPTVATAKKLADALRAPIWYVGGYDHLSQKTLAEKIEKARKYRGHTKEEMASELGINQKSIYNWSIKGVHPLPETEKKLSLYIAVLKK, from the coding sequence TTGGGAGCCAAACCAGCCGCACGGACAAACGTGCAGTCATCAACCTCGACAGATTCCCCCGTTCTTTTCACCACCACGCACGCCCACAAACCCCTTGATATCACTGACTCTTTGAGTGCTGGCGAACGCATCACCAAGTTGCGTGATTTTCGAGGGTGGTCCAAGGCGACGCTTTCCGCCAGGGCTAACCTGTCTATCCCCATTATCAAGGATTGCGAATGTGGAAGAATATTGCCGACTGTAGCCACGGCTAAAAAACTAGCCGACGCTCTCCGTGCGCCGATCTGGTACGTTGGTGGCTATGACCACCTATCTCAGAAAACATTAGCCGAGAAAATAGAAAAAGCCCGCAAATATCGCGGGCATACCAAAGAGGAAATGGCTTCGGAATTGGGCATAAACCAGAAGAGTATCTACAACTGGTCTATTAAAGGGGTACACCCGCTGCCGGAGACTGAAAAAAAGCTTTCATTATATATAGCAGTTTTGAAGAAATGA
- a CDS encoding sensor domain-containing diguanylate cyclase has translation MKYSPLDYQQYKLIVESSPNMIWRAGTDKLCNYFNKTWLDFTGRTMEQELGNGWLSNVHPDDINECADIYYAAFDLRQRFEMDYRLRRHDGEYRWINDRGVPYYSQDIFSGYIGSCMDVTEKFEGQKLKEQAQQDGLCKICNRHYSDLLIQKQFDRAKRTNAPFSILMIDLDNFKAVNDHLGHQAGDMVLQQVAAILTASTRSQDTVGRYGGEEFIVALADVAPHIAWDISERIRVSIANNSFHVKQDHANAHLSITASLGLSHLKAGDTVTTLVLRADQSLYLAKASGKNCVKSLS, from the coding sequence GTGAAGTATTCTCCCCTTGATTATCAACAGTATAAACTCATTGTCGAATCTTCGCCAAATATGATTTGGCGTGCTGGTACCGATAAGCTTTGCAATTACTTTAATAAGACGTGGTTAGACTTTACTGGTCGTACGATGGAACAGGAACTTGGAAATGGATGGCTTAGCAATGTTCATCCTGATGACATAAATGAATGCGCTGATATCTATTACGCTGCTTTTGATTTAAGACAGCGCTTTGAAATGGATTACCGCCTGCGCCGCCATGATGGCGAATACCGCTGGATTAATGATCGCGGTGTTCCTTATTATTCGCAGGATATTTTTTCTGGGTATATCGGCAGTTGTATGGATGTCACGGAAAAATTTGAAGGCCAAAAATTGAAAGAACAAGCCCAACAAGACGGCCTTTGCAAAATCTGCAATCGTCACTATTCGGATCTGCTCATCCAAAAACAGTTTGACCGTGCGAAACGTACGAACGCTCCTTTTTCAATATTGATGATTGATCTGGACAATTTCAAGGCGGTCAACGATCATCTTGGCCATCAAGCGGGCGACATGGTCCTGCAACAAGTTGCGGCAATCCTAACTGCTTCAACCCGCTCGCAAGATACAGTTGGTCGTTATGGAGGCGAGGAATTTATTGTTGCTTTAGCAGATGTAGCCCCCCATATTGCCTGGGATATTTCAGAACGAATCCGTGTCTCTATCGCAAATAATTCATTTCATGTTAAGCAAGACCATGCCAACGCTCACCTCAGCATAACCGCAAGTTTAGGTCTTAGTCATCTAAAAGCTGGAGATACTGTCACGACGCTAGTTCTGCGAGCTGATCAAAGTTTATACTTGGCCAAAGCAAGCGGAAAAAACTGCGTTAAGTCTCTCAGTTGA
- a CDS encoding GGDEF domain-containing protein → MRYWLGSLCKRILVVLVWGNLLFGGQVFANPEERHILILNGFSPGFAAVEGFNSGLKREFQRQPDYIASYSYEYLDIARFNQEGYLEECARHFQVKYEKQKPDLIVAGDTVTQFLGDYSQQVFPDVPIVALQPLETKEIAANITWVGNFRDDLSKNIELILQIKHSTKKIVIIAGGSILEREAIEAFLPLASQYEDQVELVFTNNLSREAMVAEVEEGGEDSAVLFLSCLVDITGQRYASDQVLKELSQVAKGPIYTTDASLLGEGTVGGYQRNWSAAGEEAARAGIAVLKGEEYLKEDPSLNTYAFDGRELKKWHIDKALLPADSVVQYKEPSFWERYEGWLFSGGAILFASVFILYLLLNRSRRNAAEEKIKQINRMLEKKLQERTVELQKMEAELSRFKIEQEAVKENSAEVNYELDFAAKTDQLTGIYNRRYILKRIEEELAQFSQEACTFSLALADVDFFKKVNDEYGHEVGDKVLLMVAGMLKSSLRKQDVVARWGGEKFLVLLPETTSEQAQQLLEGVREQIAQTGLWDEERNIQVTVTLGIAAMQKGETIDAVMNYADIALYRGKKNGRNCVIVNNGTMKDF, encoded by the coding sequence ATGAGATATTGGCTAGGGAGCTTATGCAAAAGGATTTTGGTAGTATTGGTCTGGGGCAATTTGCTGTTTGGAGGCCAAGTTTTTGCCAATCCCGAGGAAAGACATATTCTGATTTTAAATGGATTTTCTCCTGGTTTTGCTGCGGTGGAAGGGTTTAACAGCGGTTTAAAAAGAGAATTTCAACGGCAGCCGGACTATATTGCCTCGTATTCTTATGAATATCTTGATATAGCGCGCTTTAATCAAGAAGGATATTTAGAAGAATGCGCCAGGCATTTTCAAGTAAAATATGAAAAACAAAAGCCGGATCTGATTGTCGCTGGAGATACAGTAACACAATTCTTGGGGGACTATTCGCAGCAAGTATTTCCTGACGTGCCTATTGTCGCCTTGCAACCGCTTGAAACCAAAGAGATAGCAGCCAATATAACCTGGGTAGGTAATTTCCGAGACGACCTGAGTAAAAACATCGAACTCATTTTGCAAATAAAGCATTCTACGAAAAAGATCGTAATTATTGCTGGCGGTTCGATCTTAGAACGTGAGGCTATTGAAGCGTTTTTGCCCTTGGCAAGTCAATATGAAGATCAGGTGGAGCTAGTATTTACCAACAATCTCTCTCGAGAGGCCATGGTAGCTGAAGTAGAAGAGGGCGGCGAAGATAGTGCGGTATTATTTTTAAGCTGTCTTGTGGATATAACGGGGCAACGCTATGCTTCGGATCAGGTTTTAAAAGAACTATCTCAAGTGGCTAAAGGGCCGATCTATACAACGGATGCATCACTTCTTGGTGAAGGGACTGTAGGCGGATATCAGCGAAACTGGAGTGCCGCAGGGGAAGAAGCAGCCCGAGCAGGCATAGCTGTTCTTAAAGGCGAAGAATATCTTAAAGAGGATCCTTCGTTGAATACGTATGCCTTTGATGGGCGGGAATTAAAAAAATGGCATATTGATAAAGCTCTTTTACCGGCAGATAGTGTGGTACAATATAAAGAGCCATCGTTTTGGGAACGTTATGAAGGGTGGCTCTTTAGCGGTGGAGCAATTCTTTTCGCAAGTGTTTTTATTTTGTACCTGCTGCTTAACCGTTCACGAAGAAACGCGGCGGAAGAAAAAATTAAACAGATCAACCGAATGCTGGAGAAAAAACTTCAAGAGAGAACTGTGGAACTGCAAAAAATGGAAGCCGAATTATCGCGTTTCAAAATAGAGCAGGAAGCGGTCAAGGAAAATAGCGCCGAAGTTAACTATGAGCTGGATTTTGCAGCGAAGACGGACCAACTTACGGGAATTTATAACCGGCGCTATATTCTAAAGCGAATTGAAGAAGAGTTAGCGCAGTTTTCACAAGAAGCCTGCACTTTTTCCTTAGCCCTTGCAGATGTTGACTTCTTTAAAAAAGTCAACGACGAATATGGTCATGAGGTAGGAGATAAGGTTCTTTTAATGGTTGCCGGTATGCTGAAAAGCTCTCTTAGAAAGCAGGATGTTGTTGCTAGATGGGGCGGGGAAAAATTCTTGGTATTGCTGCCTGAAACTACTAGCGAGCAGGCGCAGCAGCTGCTAGAGGGTGTACGTGAACAAATCGCTCAAACTGGATTGTGGGATGAAGAGCGCAATATACAGGTTACAGTGACGTTAGGGATTGCAGCGATGCAGAAAGGAGAAACGATTGATGCGGTCATGAATTACGCGGATATTGCGTTGTATAGAGGAAAGAAAAACGGTCGAAATTGTGTAATTGTAAACAATGGAACAATGAAAGATTTTTAA
- the aroE gene encoding shikimate dehydrogenase: protein MTTITGHTKLYGLLGWPVGHTASPAMQNAAFAALQIDAAYVPLAVEPAKIGNAINSLITLGFAGANVTVPHKVEIMSFVDELDEMARRIGAVNTLVFQEGRAKGYNTDAPGFAASLARRQVAVQGRRVVLLGAGGAARAVAAGLAEAGAASIAVAARRPEQADWLEAATGKQGRVVSLGAAAEAGALLEECDLLVQCTSLGMAGKSLGQCPDISWERLKNDAVCCDIVYRPLQTAFLQEAARRGHRTVTGEGMLAEQGALAFELWTGQTAPREVFYAKLHDFLQESGPG from the coding sequence ATGACAACGATAACTGGTCATACGAAATTGTACGGGCTTCTTGGCTGGCCAGTGGGGCATACGGCTTCCCCGGCTATGCAAAACGCTGCTTTTGCAGCGTTGCAAATTGATGCCGCCTATGTGCCGTTGGCTGTGGAGCCGGCTAAGATTGGCAATGCCATCAACTCTTTAATTACCTTGGGGTTTGCCGGGGCTAACGTTACGGTGCCTCACAAGGTGGAGATCATGTCTTTTGTGGATGAACTAGATGAAATGGCTCGGCGCATTGGCGCTGTGAATACCCTTGTATTTCAGGAAGGACGCGCGAAAGGGTACAATACCGACGCTCCTGGTTTTGCGGCGTCCTTGGCCAGAAGGCAGGTGGCAGTGCAGGGACGGCGCGTGGTGCTTCTCGGAGCAGGCGGCGCGGCGCGGGCGGTTGCGGCGGGACTGGCGGAGGCTGGTGCAGCAAGTATAGCTGTGGCGGCTCGGCGGCCGGAGCAGGCGGATTGGCTGGAAGCGGCAACCGGTAAGCAAGGGCGTGTGGTTTCTCTTGGGGCAGCGGCTGAAGCAGGAGCGTTGCTGGAAGAATGCGATTTGCTTGTGCAATGCACTTCTTTAGGTATGGCTGGCAAGTCGCTGGGGCAGTGTCCGGATATTTCTTGGGAGCGCCTGAAGAACGACGCTGTTTGCTGTGATATTGTCTATCGGCCTTTGCAGACGGCTTTCTTACAGGAGGCGGCCAGACGTGGACACAGGACCGTGACCGGAGAGGGTATGCTGGCAGAGCAGGGAGCGCTGGCCTTCGAGCTGTGGACAGGCCAAACGGCGCCGCGCGAGGTGTTTTACGCCAAGCTGCATGACTTTTTGCAGGAGTCCGGGCCGGGTTAG
- a CDS encoding CD1375 family protein yields the protein MAVNTVYVKLFADLVDAGRWTMAQVPVAYQGAVQAERDARKTAE from the coding sequence ATGGCGGTAAATACGGTCTATGTAAAACTATTTGCTGATTTGGTTGACGCTGGGCGCTGGACGATGGCGCAAGTCCCCGTTGCTTATCAAGGGGCGGTGCAAGCGGAACGGGACGCAAGAAAAACTGCAGAATAA
- a CDS encoding PTS glucose transporter subunit IIA gives MFSFLQRNAKSFQLHAPAPGNVLPLANVPDAAFAGNLLGEGFAVEPEGHQIFSPCDGTIALIAPTKHAIALITENGLEILVHVGLDTVELNGEGFEIHVQVAQKVNKGELLLSFDPRVLTAHNKSSITPVVVTNSASKVQKAVFSTNADAKAPCCLTLK, from the coding sequence ATGTTTTCTTTCTTGCAACGCAATGCCAAATCGTTTCAACTGCATGCCCCGGCTCCGGGCAACGTGCTTCCCTTAGCCAATGTTCCTGACGCCGCTTTTGCCGGAAATCTCCTCGGTGAAGGTTTCGCCGTCGAACCAGAGGGACATCAAATTTTCTCGCCTTGCGACGGCACTATCGCCTTGATTGCCCCAACCAAGCACGCTATCGCGCTCATAACGGAGAACGGCCTGGAAATCCTCGTCCATGTCGGCTTAGATACAGTGGAACTTAACGGCGAAGGCTTTGAAATTCATGTGCAAGTCGCTCAAAAAGTTAATAAAGGAGAACTACTGCTCTCCTTCGATCCCCGCGTACTGACGGCGCATAATAAATCTTCTATTACACCGGTTGTAGTTACCAACAGCGCCAGCAAAGTACAAAAAGCCGTTTTTTCCACCAACGCCGACGCGAAAGCCCCTTGCTGCCTGACATTAAAATAA
- a CDS encoding SIMPL domain-containing protein (The SIMPL domain is named for its presence in mouse protein SIMPL (signalling molecule that associates with mouse pelle-like kinase). Bacterial member BP26, from Brucella, was shown to assemble into a channel-like structure, while YggE from E. coli has been associated with resistance to oxidative stress.), whose amino-acid sequence MSKIIKTFCSLALFVALLGPTALAAEVSSATEVQVSGVYQEEIAPDVVYINLGTLTEADTVGAAQSKNAEISSNVQQQLERIGIKTEHIKTTQYTVTPLYKNDDSRRNYVIKGYQATNSITVTTTPDKAGEVIDTALTAGCNQVNHLQFGKKDDDAVKNAALAQAVRNGLNKANAIADALNKRVVRVKTVTESGISVQSPESSNRMYSLKALGDATPSTPISAGLLKLNATVHLVVELD is encoded by the coding sequence ATGTCAAAAATAATCAAAACGTTCTGTTCCCTCGCTTTGTTTGTCGCGTTGCTTGGTCCCACCGCATTGGCTGCAGAAGTCTCTTCAGCCACAGAAGTTCAGGTAAGCGGCGTTTACCAGGAGGAAATTGCGCCGGATGTCGTCTACATCAACTTGGGTACGCTGACCGAAGCCGACACCGTAGGCGCAGCCCAAAGCAAAAATGCGGAAATATCCTCCAACGTCCAACAACAGTTAGAACGCATCGGCATCAAGACGGAACATATAAAGACCACCCAATACACAGTAACCCCGCTCTACAAAAATGATGACAGTCGTCGCAACTATGTAATTAAAGGATACCAGGCCACGAACAGCATCACGGTAACCACCACGCCGGACAAAGCAGGTGAAGTGATCGACACCGCCCTTACTGCCGGCTGTAACCAGGTAAATCATCTGCAATTTGGCAAAAAAGATGATGACGCTGTTAAAAACGCCGCTCTAGCGCAAGCCGTACGCAATGGTCTCAATAAGGCCAATGCCATTGCTGACGCCTTGAACAAACGCGTTGTCCGAGTTAAAACTGTCACGGAAAGCGGCATCAGCGTTCAAAGCCCAGAATCCTCCAACCGGATGTACAGCCTTAAAGCCCTGGGCGATGCAACGCCGTCTACGCCGATCTCCGCAGGCCTGCTAAAACTGAACGCCACCGTCCACTTAGTGGTCGAATTGGACTAA